From a region of the Castanea sativa cultivar Marrone di Chiusa Pesio chromosome 10, ASM4071231v1 genome:
- the LOC142614117 gene encoding pectinesterase-like — protein MYNLRERTRLLLTILPISAVALVLLLYSTTPLKKSPKNSTTDIVDFPHLHIHNHKHIQVAHSTCQGTLYPELCVSTLSSFPDLATKSLPQIVSATVNHTLSEVKVSSSNCSSIRKKLKNLDPLQKRALDDCLELFDDTMAQLKTTISDLSSKKLASNHHNDLQTLLSAAMTNQYTCLDGFAHSKADVREEIKNNLYNISQLVSNSLAILKKIPGLNTSKSQEFHGFGNMKYGFPSWVSRKDRKLLQTTVNTIKYDLLVAKDGTGNFTTIGEAVAAAPNSSTTRFVIYIKAGAYFENVEVERKKPNLMFIGDGIGKTIVKASRNVIDGSTTFKSATVAVVGDGFIAKGITIENSAGPSKHQAVALRSGSDFSAFYQCSFVGYQDTLYVHSLRQFYRECDIYGTVDFIFGNAAVVLQNCNIYARKPDEKQKNIFTAQGREDPNQNTGIAILNCKVTAAADLIPVKSSFETYLGRPWKEYSRTVFLRSYIDDLVDPAGWLEWNGTFALSTLYYGEYMNRGPGSNTSARVTWPGYRVINNSTVARQFTVGEFIQGTDWLNSSSIPYFVSLS, from the exons ATGTATAATCTCAGAGAGAGAACTAGACTCTTGCTTACTATCTTGCCCATCTCAGCCGTTGCCTTAGTTTTGCTGCTCTACTCAACAACCCCTTTGAAAAAAAGCCCCAAGAATAGCACCACAGATATAGTAGATTTCCCCCACCTACACATCCACAACCACAAACACATCCAAGTAGCCCATTCCACATGCCAAGGAACACTATACCCAGAGCTATGTGTCTCAACACTCTCTTCCTTCCCTGACCTCGCTACCAAGTCACTCCCACAGATCGTCTCAGCCACTGTAAACCACACACTTTCCGAAGTCAAAGTCTCCTCCTCAAACTGCAGCAGCATCCGCAAGAAGCTCAAGAATCTTGACCCTCTTCAAAAGAGAGCCTTGGACGATTGCCTTGAGCTCTTTGATGACACAATGGCTCAGCTTAAAACCACTATCTCTGACCTCTCTTCTAAGAAATTAGCCTCCAATCATCACAATGACTTACAAACCTTGTTGAGTGCCGCAATGACTAACCAGTACACGTGTCTTGACGGGTTTGCTCATAGCAAAGCAGACGTGAGAGAGGAAATCAAGAACAACTTGTATAATATCTCTCAGCTTGTGAGTAACTCTCTGGCCATTCTCAAGAAAATCCCGGGGTTAAACACAAGTAAGTCCCAGGAGTTCCATGGGTTTGGAAATATGAAATATGGATTCCCATCGTGGGTTTCCCGGAAAGATCGAAAATTGTTACAAACAACAGTGAATACGATCAAATATGACTTACTGGTGGCTAAGGATGGCACTGGGAACTTCACCACCATTGGTGAGGCAGTGGCTGCAGCTCCAAACTCAAGCACAACCAG GTTTGTGATATACATAAAGGCCGGGGCATATTTTGAGAATGTGGAGGTAGAGAGGAAGAAGCCCAATTTGATGTTCATAGGTGACGGGATTGGAAAGACAATTGTGAAAGCGAGTAGGAATGTGATAGATGGGTCGACCACATTCAAGTCAGCAACCGTAG CCGTGGTGGGGGATGGATTCATAGCCAAGGGTATAACCATTGAGAACTCAGCAGGGCCAAGTAAACACCAAGCAGTGGCATTAAGGAGCGGTTCAGATTTCTCAGCATTCTACCAATGCAGCTTTGTTGGCTACCAAGACACCCTTTATGTCCATTCCCTTCGACAATTTTATCGCGAATGTGACATATATGGGACAGTTGACTTCATCTTTGGCAACGCAGCTGTGGTTCTCCAAAATTGCAACATATATGCCCGTAAACCAGATGAGAAGCAAAAGAACATTTTCACTGCACAAGGTAGAGAGGACCCTAACCAAAACACAGGGATAGCAATCTTAAATTGCAAAGTTACAGCTGCTGCGGATTTAATCCCAGTAAAATCATCCTTTGAGACCTATCTAGGACGCCCATGGAAGGAGTATTCAAGGACTGTTTTTCTCAGATCTTACATTGATGATTTGGTAGACCCAGCTGGATGGTTGGAATGGAATGGCACATTTGCATTGAGTACCTTGTATTATGGTGAGTATATGAACCGAGGGCCAGGGTCTAACACAAGTGCTAGAGTGACTTGGCCTGGTTATAGAGTCATCAACAACTCAACCGTTGCACGCCAGTTTACTGTAGGGGAATTTATACAAGGAACTGACTGGCTAAATTCTTCTAGCATTCCATACTTTGTCAGCTTGAGTTGA
- the LOC142613703 gene encoding putative pectinesterase/pectinesterase inhibitor 7, protein MPMASKLFSPITFSMFILLSFIVSLSFADRSDLTSPDSPEHICNSTQDPSYCKSVLPNYNANVYDSGRFVVQKSLSQARKFSNTVDSYLQRSSTLSETTIRALLDCQLLAGLNVEYLQTSYETVNIANVSLSSVVVDDIQTLLSAVLTNQETCFEGLVTTASDASVKNDLSGPLDDDTKLHGVSLALFNKGWVPVKRNDSPPKRNHPNFRSGRFPFKMSGHTRTIFESASRRKLLQTAQFEAVTVYDIVTVSQGGSGNFTTINAAIAAAPNNTNSSAGYFLIYITAGVYQEYVSIAKNKNNLLLIGDGINQTIITGNRSVADGWTTFNSATFAVVAPGFVAVNITFRNTAGAIKGQAVAVRTGADLSTFYSCSFEGYQDTLYTHSLRQFYRECDIYGTVDFIFGNAAVVFQNCNIYPRLPITGQFNTITAQGRTDPNQNTGTSIQNSTVRAASDLAASNGTTQTYLGRPWKEYCLTVFMQSFMDSFINPAGWHDWNGTFALSTLYYAEYNNRGPGSNATNRVTWPGYHVITNATTAANFTVSKFIMGDYWLPQTGVPYTGGLI, encoded by the exons ATGCCAATGGCTTCCAAGCTTTTCTCTCCCATAACATTTTCAATGTTCATTCTCCTTTCCTTCATTGTTAGTCTCTCTTTTGCAGATAGGTCTGACCTGACTAGTCCCGACTCACCAGAACACATTTGCAACTCCACCCAAGACCCTTCTTATTGCAAATCAGTGCTCCCTAACTATAATGCCAACGTGTACGACTCTGGTCGATTTGTGGTTCAAAAGTCATTATCACAAGCACGTAAATTTTCAAACACTGTGGACTCGTATCTTCAACGTAGCTCCACTTTGTCTGAAACCACAATACGTGCCCTACTAGATTGCCAATTACTTGCTGGCTTAAACGTGGAGTACCTTCAAACCTCCTATGAAACTGTCAATATAGCTAATGTTTCTCTATCTAGCGTGGTAGTTGATGACATCCAAACCTTGCTTAGTGCCGTATTAACTAACCAAGAAACTTGTTTTGAGGGCCTAGTAACCACGGCTTCTGATGCTAGCGTAAAGAATGATCTTTCAGGGCCACTTGATGATGACACTAAGCTCCATGGTGTCTCTCTAGCTTTGTTCAACAAGGGTTGGGTGCCTGTGAAGAGGAATGACTCGCCGCCTAAGAGGAATCATCCTAATTTCAGAAGTGGACGCTTTCCCTTTAAAATGTCCGGTCACACACGTACAATTTTCGAGTCAGCGAGCCGGAGAAAGCTGCTTCAGACAGCTCAGTTCGAAGCAGTTACGGTTTATGACATTGTGACTGTGAGCCAGGGCGGAAGCGGAAACTTCACCACCATCAATGCTGCCATTGCTGCTGCTCCTAACAACACTAATTCTTCCGCCGGGTACTTCTTGATCTATATCACTGCTGGTGTCTACCAAGAGTATGTGTCTATTGCAAAGAACAAGAACAATTTGCTGTTGATTGGAGATGGTATCAATCAGACTATTATCACAGGCAACAGGAGCGTCGCTGATGGGTGGACAACGTTCAATTCCGCAACATTTG CTGTGGTTGCACCAGGGTTCGTAGCCGTGAACATTACTTTCCGTAACACAGCTGGGGCAATTAAGGGCCAGGCGGTTGCAGTTCGAACTGGGGCAGATTTGTCCACATTCTATAGCTGCAGCTTTGAGGGGTACCAGGACACCTTATACACACATTCTCTTAGGCAGTTCTATCGAGAGTGTGACATTTATGGCACAGTTGACTTCATATTTGGAAACGCTGCTGTTGTTTTTCAGAACTGCAATATATATCCTCGCTTGCCAATAACTGGCCAATTCAATACCATTACTGCTCAAGGTAGAACGGACCCAAATCAAAACACAGGTACTTCAATTCAAAATTCTACCGTTAGAGCAGCTTCTGATTTAGCTGCAAGCAATGGTACCACTCAAACATACCTAGGCCGCCCATGGAAGGAGTACTGTCTGACGGTTTTCATGCAATCTTTCATGGATAGCTTCATAAATCCTGCTGGTTGGCATGACTGGAATGGAACTTTCGCATTAAGCACATTGTATTATGCGGAGTATAATAATAGAGGACCCGGATCAAACGCTACAAATAGAGTGACATGGCCTGGTTATCACGTGATTACTAATGCTACTACTGCTGCTAATTTTACAGTGTCTAAATTCATAATGGGGGATTATTGGCTGCCTCAAACAGGAGTGCCTTACACCGGTGGCTTAATATGa